The Vanacampus margaritifer isolate UIUO_Vmar chromosome 16, RoL_Vmar_1.0, whole genome shotgun sequence genome includes the window CCGTTTGAGGAACACGGCGGACATGCCCCGAAGAGACATGCCCGGGTCACAGTTAAATACAACCGGAAGGAGCTGCAGAGACGCCTGGATGTGGAGAAGTGGATTGACGAGCGTCTAAACGTACTCTACGCTGGTCAGGTGAGTCTGAGGAGCGGCGGGAAACTATCTGGtgcggacccccccccccccttttcttcttctttttaaacaaaaactgtcGTTTAGGTTTCTCATGGGTTTTTCccatttaaataattgctacaaACTAGTTCTGAATTATCATTCCAATTAGTTGGCGATCGACAAAATACAGTAACTAAAGATGCAGTACTTGACGGTCCTGCCTAGCTCGTGATCCATCAAATTTAAGAgtagaacagaggtgggcactgAGCAGGTCCGCGTCTCCTTACAAGGCCAAGCACCCTGTCCGATTCTCCCAGATCTGTATCTGTCTCAGGAGTTATTTCCTTTCATGGGCTGTCTGGAACTGTGAGGCGCTTAAATGATGAGAAAAATAAGCAAGAGGAGGGAAGACAGCATGAAGATAAACATGTGCATCACAGCTGATTGTGCAGCCGCCATTTAGATTACATGTGAGGAGACGGATTCTTTTAGTTTGTATATAAAATCTTCAACTTGGTCTTGTGGCTCGCATCcaaaccataatgtaaaaaaaaaaaaaggacctatAAAGAGAGACAGTACGATACACAACAGTGCATAGTGAGGATGAATCTGAACCCCCTCCTTCACCCCACTTTCCTCAGAGAACACTCAGTTGATACAATAGCTACAATGGGCATTTGTTCAAAGGGAGCAGGCCACTGTCGCGCTGGTATGACGAAACAACAGTTTTAGTATTCAAGCCCGCAGCTTGCACAAATGACTGAGATGCAATTTTCTAATATCGGTCTTTGCATGTGAGGAACTTTTCTTATCTGCCATGATTTACCTCATGAAGACAATTAAAaacacttattattattattattattcaaaaatgaGTGAAAATAGAGATTGTGTTGAATGACTAAATCCCCTCTTGAATAATTTCAAGTTGGTGTTATATATATTGACGTATATGAACCCATATATGAACTCTTCTTTGAATAAGACCAAAtaaggctgtgcaattaatcagaattcaattacaatttcaataattacacgccacaattacaaaatcagcataattataaaaaagaagactattaatactaatttgtgagttgtttaaattgatccatttgcacatttttaaaattttaaaataactaaatacattttgtttaatccaaaataaacttgcataattatactgtttcaaataattttatttgtcttcattttttttattagtttttaatgtttaaacattttcttgttttgtatccaaaaataaattattatcctactgcacagtggacaagctgcactccaactttaagtttttgccaacataaataaataaatatatatattattataaatatatattataaattctgtttagtccaaaaggaacttacataattatagtatttctattagtattatttctatttttttcttaatatttttaaatgtttgaaacttttcttgttttgattttgtttgaataattgtgatttcagtTATTGcgaaaataatcgtgattattatttttccataatTGAACAGCCCAAAGACCAAACATTAGACAAGAGTTTGCCTTTTTTAGTTTACCCTCACACACACGTTTTGATATGGATGTGGCCTTTCTATGATAACCTTTCATAAGTTTTTTGTCTTTATCTTACTTATTTCTGTGGTATCAGGAGGGAGATATGCCAGAAGAGGTGAATATTGATGACTTAATTGATCTACCTGATGATGTGGAACGCATTAAAAAACTGCAGGTATGTAaaatagagatagaccgatatgttttttccaGGGCCGATACAGATGCTGATAGTAGTCAAGGAGttcaataaccgatatttgaagcggatattcatttttagtaaaaaggaggaaaaaatattggcatcaaattttttttaaatacaaatgccaatcttgactttgttgcaatcttagacaatatatttaatttcaaatttctaaaaaatgttcagggagttcccaaggttatcagtacatcttaaaaagttaaatggacacttaaataagtaaataacatAGCTCAGTTTTTTCTTAAACAaacccaagccccccccccccccccccggaattttactttcacttttctatgttttaatatcaaacaaaaacaaaaggttcagaaggttcccagggtcagcagcaatttaaatgaatagcttcctgagattaaaatggttttagctttaCCTTTCATTAgccgtcagattttgaaaaaaggccgataccgatatttatcaaaatgtccaatatcgGTGCCGATCATCGGCCAGGctgattatcggtctatccctaatgtaaaattctgTTTAATTGGAATGAGTTCATAGCATTATAAAGTATTGTATGATTGTTGATTTCTTACTATATAGAGCAGGCGCTAACATTTTACACCGGGTTTTATTCATGTGTGGCATATTAAATGAATATTATAAACATGTTCCACATTAGAACATTACAAAGGTCAGGGTCATGTTGAAAACAGGAGATCACAACAACAACCGCCAAAAGTGTAACTAGAACAAGTCCAACCGTTGTTTCAAGATCAAATTAGATGTTATattcttaaaatatatttgactCCTTTGGTTTTACTGTATTGTgtttaatgaaaagaaaaagtggcCCATGCATAAttaatttttctgtatgtggcttATTGCAAAAAGGTTGCAAATGTGTGTTTGACACAAAGCTGCTTTGGCAAAACGAAATCAGTTAAGAGCTACGTGAGTTCTATTAATAGGTCTATGACAGACAGATAACATCAACATTTACTCAAGTGTATGCACTGCAGCTGTTTTTCCAATGTAGATCTTTGCTTCGACACCAATTGTAAAGTCTCTCTGTCTCAATTTGTTCTTGGACCCTTTGGTGAAGTACCTACCAATATGTTGGAGACTAAAGTAGTATTTTTTGTatccctgttttgtttttttataggaGCTACTTCACACCTGCAATAATGACACAGaggtaaaaattgtttttattgcacaaCATATGAACCTATTTTtatgcacacaaacataaaTGGCAATTTTGACTTGATCTTCTGTACTTCTTGTACTTCTTCTGTACTGCTCAACCTGTTGACAATTgtgggcagaggtggcaaatccaagtccagaaagtaaaaaccctgccacagtttggctttagccccaggttctagctagctagctccctagcaagtgcccatggtgctcgtttatctgATAGGGAACTATCTAGCATTTGGGgggtaaagccaaactgtgcctgtgtccaaattcacaaggctgggtcctctgAAGgtcgaatttgtcggctgcatgatgTCACTCATGGCGCAACTCGACAACACGTACAGACTTACACATGAATGTAGTGTCAGTCAATGCGTTATcgacaagcagcattgacaatccaggtggtctagaggcaccaaattttatgtactactatatagctaaccagctacaatatatcgttctatgggcacaacccaacagagacactaactgttggttggaactagaacagaaggattgtaataacctcagacttcgagatttactctttattacaacatcgattaagcgtcataattgttttaaaaacccaatgatttccgccaccgtgactgcctggtggaaggcactagaattgacaaaagcccaagtggagccctgtggactctctcccctatggcataaccccgactttcaacttaacaaccaaccgtttcatttagctgtgtgggagcagaaaggaattacacatctccaccatctcttctcagataatatgtttatatcatatacatccttgctccaaaaatacaatataaaaaacggaatttttttacattatctacaagttaaaaatatgataaagaaaaaaattccaacacttcggggtacgctccaaccgcctgttttagctaaagatattaacaagctttctccgacaacaacaacaaaaactttcaaaaatatataagttactttcatatactgataaaatgtctttacccatctcgaaatgggagacagacttgtctatagcaccggaacctgacttttggattcaagtttgtgaaaacgcatttaaaatgacaaaacacacaaatttacaacttatccaatataaaattattcacagaacatacattactcaatatatgatgaagaaaatgggactctcagactccgacatttgtctccaatgcttacaaaacactacagacacttatgttcatgctttatggttatgtactccggttatgtatttctggactaaagtcttagaaaaactttccgctattttggactgtaggatacctttatctccaaacttgtgtttgctaggtgacctaacaacaactgacttaccatataaacaatttcaatctacacttgtagcccttactatcgctaaaaaaacaattcttgttaactggaaaaataaacaaactctgaatatcgaccaatggtctaacctcctcataaatcacattttaatggaaaaaatatctgcctcaaataaaaaccaaatatcaaaatttatagaaacatggtctacgtatatagaattttttaacctaattctggttacttaattctgtctgttagcgagagccactacatcgtgataacttacattgatgtttctgcatttggcaatttattattatattatattattagtatgggattttttttaatgggctttaggtgaactgatgaatacacacacactcgcacgcatgcacgcacacacacacgcacatacaaaaaaaaatatatacatatatatacatatacacacatatatatatatatattttttttgtatgtgcatgtgtgtacatatacatatacacacatatatatatatatatatatatatatatatatttaaaaaaaaaaattaaaaaaaattattacttttttttaatttatttgtttttttaaaaaaaggagagcaatgatgatgtcaaatcgaatgaacaatactgagctctcctggaaaaaaaaagaaaagaaaaaaaaagacaatccattcatatgtaagtcaatgcgtgctgtcgagtcgcgccgggagtgacatcatgcagccgacaaatttgGCTTTTgtaggacccagccttgtgaatttggacacaagcagaggtagggtttttactttcaggcaCTAGCTAGTTAGTTGCCTAAACTAGCTACcacggtgctcgtttacctgctagggagctagctagctagctagctaacgccgggggctaaagacaaacagtggcagggtttttactttctggacctggatttgccacctctgacagtAACTAGTAGTTACAGTAACTATTAAAAAATTTCATTAGCAACATAATCCAAGTGCCATAATATTAAACTAATGTAAACTTGATTACTTtcaattacttttggattaatcCAATACCAAATATGCGGGAAAAAAGGGAGGTGGGGGGGAATCAATATGGtttatatttactgtactgtatatttttttgttattttattatggtTGTATAATATGAATGGTTTTGGAATTCAAGAGGAGGCCTGAGCACCCGCAATCCAAAGCACAGAAACAGAGGCAAACATTCTACACTTGTGCACCAGAGATATAGAGATAGGTAGATAGATAACTTcgtcccatccatccatccatccatccatccatccatccatccatccatccatccatccatccatccatccatccatccattttcttaatcgcttattcctcacaaagggtcacgggggtgctggagcctatcccagccagcTTTCGGgcagtacaccctgaactggttgccaataACTTCGTCCCGTGAGAAAAATTAGATTTGCTAGCTTCATaaagtttttcaaatttttccatATGACCAGATGTTTGTTATAACAAGTGAAGGGTAATAAAGAGAAGTTAGCTTCAATCCCAACGGCTATAACcatgaaaaaaagtatgtagccctctttatgtatttatatattcaattccatgtcatttattttgcagaTATATCAATAATATGGCATTtaaattgtataaataaatagtagTGGGTGCTTTGTGACTGGAGTCattgatatatttatattaattgcAGGCGTAGCGCTAGCAGTTAGCCACTACAGTATAGCTCCATATGGTAACCAGCAGTCCAGATCATTTTGATAGCGCACACATCtctatcaattttatttaaaatgaacaagtCCTCCAGTGAATATGATACAATACAGTCATCATCTATTCATTCTCTTTGAGACAGTTTTGACCTGACCGCTTTAAGAACCACACATATCCAGTGACCTGTCCCATTTAATTGTTGACCAACAAAAACCTTATGTGGGACAGCAAGCGCAGTCCAGTGGTCTA containing:
- the ppp1r14aa gene encoding protein phosphatase 1, regulatory (inhibitor) subunit 14Aa; this encodes MAADRTGTALEESGDVHLIDEEPFEEHGGHAPKRHARVTVKYNRKELQRRLDVEKWIDERLNVLYAGQEGDMPEEVNIDDLIDLPDDVERIKKLQELLHTCNNDTETFIRELVEKLEGVHKEEELQSEGIEHPVISHSHHRHEPYHFNNPHHFHHTQGQNQTL